Proteins from one Anopheles nili chromosome 2, idAnoNiliSN_F5_01, whole genome shotgun sequence genomic window:
- the LOC128731193 gene encoding uncharacterized protein LOC128731193: MSAGSSGGGGFGGAAAGMLKSPHTALQLLLEEINFQRTKEMRQQQKDDGGFVVLQGTTYWTDLFVRHFLFQSEPEHSIDCDDLLFFVRKKHIKSSSRSMPRYETEIEVFRKDSRKLPIGDPDVDWEETVYLNLVIHQFNYTLTLAICTRTSPKELQVLRRHSQKVYASPSRRKMDTKGDSEEITYPHICFMVDNFDEVFHDILVRDGEMVCVELVATDRDGSVQGVIFLGSIRYDALKRVYDARQSSLGSKVAQRMSFGLFSSGGPQTRCEFVRMKGPQGKGHAEMAVTKPKGSGVETPTSEPGFCATDMWDSEWEEDCEEYYNYRHQRRLSDPSANLNNFSRYGWRTKNAGDPGSSYGGSKARSENEGLDCLANEVSEIEAGDLRDDRPASPSASNVSHTNRRSPVKLPPPPLLPDNATPGRCAFQQAPTSKAIKDEGMDPLDRPTTTTPPAPRTSGGCCSCFGRRNCRSTDADSVQMSEVYAPCPTCGSGGGGDDAPEDRDEPEQGKPDPERRRRRQQQLESLELHDSPACLAMVSKGRSPLMKHRNVLIVESELEFAGGAKVRTTSPSTTGKGAAKKKPTTGDLPTVVKRRENGSKATQSPKKRLSTPVFRVTKRGGGSDGDTTTNQAGGKSNSKTKASNAINNNNAGCRRSAPPLAAAEATEAAEEYEIADDAVSLNGGNLTGVGNTPVATATVAALIDPKQRIRVNGREEFPAERNDGSTANGNGNHQPAGGKQHTNVVVAAPNIKEHRERRTSNGRTGGGPSMVGSSRFSLMYRRSKSSSAATTPATVAGTRKDEKKSSKSAPTGEARKRNEVVRKEDPVVVSSDPECQGSVPVATPKDDPPVVVPVDRDINGNPDEGTTGKANGDKETTTQEEDEGEELSNRAIWAALKELRAKKECSTLPKVKKLSYNNGYARPTILGNGLDGPGVASGVPTAPGVTGATAATIETIPCRRTPDGTNIYYLCDYHPRRHHQTEKELDDGAYNPLWTTKGFTQTFHFWKENRRQQSTPLNAFLTYVTLPWWSIAKDLLDHREQPILTF; the protein is encoded by the exons ATGTCGGCCGGTtcttccggtggcggtgggttTGGTGGAGCTGCAGCAGGGATGCTAAAATCACCCCACACCGCcctccagctgctgctggaggaaatCAACTTCCAGCGGACGAAGGAAATGCGCCAGCAGCAGAAAGATG ATGGTGGGTTTGTCGTGCTCCAAGGAACCACCTACTGGACGGACCTCTTCGTGCGGCACTTCCTGTTCCAATCCGAGCCGGAACACAGCATCGACTGCGATGATTTGCTATTTTTCGTGcgcaaaaaacacatcaaaagcTCGTCCCGTTCCATGCCCCGCTACGAGACAGAAATCGAAGTGTTCCGGAAGGACTCACGCAAACTCCCAATCGGTGACCCGGACGTCGACTGGGAGGAAACGGTCTACCTAAACCTGGTGATCCATCAGTTTAACTACACGCTAACGCTTGCCATTTGCACGCGTACCTCACCCAAAGAGCTGCAGGTGTTGCGTCGCCACTCGCAGAAGGTTTACGCCTCGCCAAGTCGCCGGAAAATGGACACTAAGGGCGATAGTGAGGAGATAACGTACCCGCACATCTGCTTCATGGTGGACAACTTCGATGAGGTGTTCCACGACATCCTGGTGCGTGACGGAGAGATGGTGTGCGTTGAGTTAGTTGCGACGGATCGGGATGGTAGTGTGCAGGGGGTAATTTTCCTCGGTTCGATCCGGTATGACGCACTCAAGAGGGTGTATGACGCACGG CAATCCAGCCTCGGCTCGAAAGTGGCCCAACGGATGTCCTTTGGGTTGTTCAGTTCCGGTGGACCTCAGACACGCTGCGAGTTCGTTCGCATGAAGGGCCCTCAGGGCAAAGGACACGCGGAGATGGCCGTCACGAAACCGAAAGGATCCGGAGTCGAAACACCAACCAGCGAACCAGG GTTCTGTGCCACCGATATGTGGGATTCAGAGTGGGAGGAAGACTGCGAGGAGTACTACAATTACCGGCACCAGCGGCGACTTAGTGATCCTAGCGCGAACTTGAACAACTTCAGCCGGTACGGTTGGCGCACGAAGAACGCCGGTGATCCTGGTTCGTCCTACGGTGGTTCGAAGGCGCGCTCAGAAAATGAAGGACTCGATTGTCTCGCCAACGAGGTGTCTGAGATTGAGGCAGGCGATTTGCGTGACG ATCGTCCTGCTTCCCCGTCCGCCAGCAACGTTTCGCACACGAACCGTCGATCGCCGGTGAAActgccgccaccaccgctcTTGCCCGATAACGCCACCCCCGGTCGGTGTGCCTTTCAGCAAGCACCTACCTCGAAGGCCATCAAGGACGAGGGCATGGATCCATTAGATCGGCCCACAACAACGACGCCACCGGCACCAAGGACATCCGGGGGTTGCTGCAGTTGCTTCGGAAGGCGCAACTGCAGGTCCACGGATGCGGACTCCGTGCAGATGTCGGAGGTTTACGCGCCCTGCCCGACGTGTggaagtggtggtggtggagacgACGCTCCTGAGGATCGCGACGAACCGGAACAGGGAAAACCAGACCCGGAAAGACGACGCCGACGGCAACAGCAGCTAGAATCGCTCGAATTGCACGACTCCCCGGCTTGCCTGGCGATGGTGTCGAAAGGACGATCACCGCTCATGAAGCACCGAAACGTGCTGATCGTGGAGAGTGAGCTCGAGTTTGCTGGAGGTGCGAAAGTGCGCACAACGAGCCCATCAACTACCGGAAAAGGCGCGGCGAAGAAGAAACCGACCACCGGAGATCTCCCAACCGTGGTAAAACGACGAGAGAACGGATCGAAAGCGACACAAAGCCCCAAAAAGCGGCTCAGCACGCCGGTGTTCCGTGTTACGAAGCGTGGTGGTGGATCGGACGGGGACACTACGACCAATCAGGCTGGTGGTAAATCAAACTCCAAGACTAAGGCAAGCAACGCCATTAATAACAACAACGCGGGTTGTAGACGATCAGCTCCACCGCTGGCGGCCGCGGAAGCCACCGAAGCGGCTGAGGAGTACGAAATTGCGGATGATGCCGTGTCCTTGAATGGGGGAAATTTGACGGGGGTTGGAAACACCCCAGTGGCCACCGCAACCGTGGCTGCACTGATCGATCCAAAGCAAAGGATACGCGTGAACGGACGCGAAGAGTTTCCGGCGGAACGTAATGATGGTTCGACCGCGAATGGGAACGGGAATCATCAGCCAGCCGGAGGGAAACAGCACACAAACGTGGTTGTGGCGGCGCCTAATATTAAGGAGCACCGGGAGAGACGAACCTCGAACGGTCGAACGGGTGGTGGACCGTCCATGGTTGGTAGTAGCCGGTTCTCGCTGATGTACCGTCGCAGTAAGTCTTCGTCGGCTGCGACAACACCTGCGACGGTTGCTGGCactcgaaaggacgaaaagaaatcCTCCAAAAGCGCTCCAACGGGGGAGGCACGCAAGCGGAACGAAGTTGTCCGCAAGGAGGATCCTGTTGTCGTGTCATCCGACCCAGAATGCCAAGGATCAGTTCCTGTAGCTACCCCAAAAGACGATCCACCCGTCGTAGTGCCGGTGGATCGCGATATAAATGGAAATCCCGACGAAGGAACCACAGGAAAAGCCAATGGTGACAAGGAAACGACCACGCAGGAAGAGGACGAAGGGGAAGAACTCAGCAATCGGGCGATCTGGGCGGCACTGAAGGAACTGCGGGCCAAGAAGGAATGTTCCACGCTACCGAAGGTGAAAAAGCTCAGCTACAACAATGGGTACGCGCGTCCGACGATTCTGGGAAACGGGCTGGATGGTCCTGGAGTGGCATCAGGAGTACCAACGGCGCCGGGGGTGACGGGGGCAACAGCGGCCACTATCGAAACGATCCCATGTCGACGGACACCGGATGGAACGAACATCTACTATCTGTGCGATTATCACCCAAGGCGGCACCATCAGACGGAGAAAG AGCTCGACGATGGTGCATACAATCCACTTTGGACGACAAAAGGCTTCACGCAGACGTTTCACTTCTGGAAGGAGAATCGACGCCAGCAGTCGACGCCTCTGAACGCCTTTCTCACCTACGTCACGCTGCCGTGGTGGAGCATAGCGAAGG ACCTTCTAGACCACCGGGAGCAACCGATACTGACGTTTTAA
- the LOC128728654 gene encoding uncharacterized protein LOC128728654, with the protein MAEDLSINKNKIFTQRYGNSNNDICRLCLKNEAHMEPLFYSNLFPNILLTKKIYDCTSIQIIYERNLPMFVCKLCTNKLDEYVRFRDRCIANDEFLRNALAAFGASGAGCAGAIKAEPEDSPPPIPGSAAPGSKFAQCLGVTPMELNCALVAVAAVAAGHPPAKREPPDVDEEDDDGELYGRSQPDVPSPERTSYGRPTDGEMPLKGTLEERFRSVKGDETPTEDVYDEPDPDADPYVCEVCSKSFKIRHHLMVHRHTHVDVAHVAPLNGQLHGELEFHAQTGGSVGGTGGGGNGKQSYNCPKCAKVFVNKGNLLNHLETHSNEKTYSCDICAKTFKYNVQLRLHMRIHTGERPHKCEICNRGFSQLSNLRSHRKTHSKVKPYKCHLCLKSFTVLDNLTAHSAKCLKDKFRCTLCSKSFAKEGNLLSHLQSHSDGIVEKMFKCEMCPKSFKNKEDWKRHVRVHTGEKPYTCDICSKGFAQKANLLSHRKTHLKPNVVYKCDRCGRTFRSQKVLELHLPKCAGGGPGDVGVPSAPVTPVSPGSLDGSASPGAAIMAASTATGSASNTPSTLSEALSDLLRYEIALRAPLELQQMLLGHIDRKKPLNGVGGKATGRRYRCDVCFKGYSQYPSLIKHRKLHFKVPPLVKVLAGAGKARHREYDETTEPGADEDEDECAEALALARCTPGPPDPTERPYTCDICGGRFEAASAHPPDRCRQDLQLRVLLEPVPLERGPEAAPEVPHGRTALPMPPLSEGFHPAIEPAGSCEDPRAGGGVQRVPGSHHHQPTAASFPGTGSGPPMCASTEHGCQDPSTSVGAFVGRRRCSAIRAPKMVKEMPSSTVMNRDEECLKKSLMEVVKSDSSNICRLCLSKEQKLTRAFADENGIDDALLKKIFDCTTVKVKLRGIFPSAICAVCDLKLNEFYKFREKCIENDTFLHSLLDEPESDVDQSVPIVDTELQSPENGIGCEQAEQQTATSTTTMPSEAEKDVMAIAMNQLSSFGLRPLQDLMMEGASGRPNGTTTPLLGGGNIVSSSSSSATPSQQHGGPVPSLLATMELAQKRQIEQERTFAMAALEMAGLQAMRGNGDGAVRYVCGVCHRTFRNAYTLRRHTNLHTETNLFPCEYCGKKFNDRSNWKIHQRTHTGDNLYTCLVCLKTFISPSTLKYHRRSHRRLQSFDCRLCTASFSNYDLLEEHARYTHQDMQDFQPDEPMIDAASFVKIELEDSEPSSSMAEGSVSTTRDQENDENDRRMVDSSSSTTSSSGNNNQNEEQLAEQQRREQLLELVQKHLQDGAASSFSERLQGKPSGEMHPEREDIKAEGLDHGQELQEMQQQLQTQDPPHGFPVKEEPFDDSMDLDPSALLQQAMQEAADDEEEEQDDKQLSSSSSSSTSPSTVILFRCDYCMKIFHFLDELNAHMLLHNGAMKGGNVGGAVVLGSAATTCTTLPVPTPIITPHLAVAGGPLQHPKPLAPKSVIRKKRGIGKLSQGVNMILATGNDEKNDLESVAPPEHQCPKCSKTFRTEELRRVHEATHENDELAHKMRSCRICNKLFKCELNLLAHMRKHSPEVLHGVPSVVPSADVDPAAGDSSGNDESCSSSSHGVIVAPELQLHPNTPHPDESDEGEQLSGAAALVATSPDSGPEAPGASRCGGTVDGIRRCEICAITFEDTAELDRHVLCHFERKEAIAFVPQTDRPFQCTECHKSFKRKDYLLIHIRTHTGERRYKCDLCTSAFVHPSNLITHRKLHSSERPYRCNLCGATFKLFAGLKIHRRRCEQKRPKAFLNGASAGENASGLSSGVGVQLPNPFPF; encoded by the exons atggCAGAagatttatcgatcaataaaaataagaT cTTCACGCAACGGtacggcaacagcaacaacgacaTTTGCCGGTTATGCCTCAAGAACGAAGCGCACATGGAGCCGTTGTTCTACTCGAATCTCTTCCCCAATATTCTGCTCACGAAGAAGATATACGACTGCACCTCGATACAG ATCATCTACGAGCGCAACCTGCCGATGTTTGTGTGCAAACTGTGCACCAACAAGCTGGACGAGTACGTCCGGTTCCGGGATCGGTGCATCGCGAACGATGAGTTCCTGCGTAACGCGCTGGCTGCGTTCGGTGCGAGTGGAGCTGGTTGCGCGGGCGCCATTaaagcggaaccggaagaCTCTCCACCACCCATACCGGGTTCGGCCGCTCCGGGGAGCAAATTCGCCCAATGTCTCGGTGTGACACCGATGGAGTTAAATTGTGCGCTTGTTGCGGTGGCTGCGGTTGCGGCGGGTCATCCGCCAGCGAAACGCGAACCACCGGATGTGGATGAGGAGGACGATGATGGGGAGTTATACGGACGTTCCCAGCCGGATGTTCCTTCCCCCGAGCGCACCAGTTACGGTCGACCAACGGACGGGGAAATGCCACTGAAAGGGACTCTAGAGGAGCGCTTCCGGTCTGTTAAAGGAGACGAAACACCCACCGAGGATGTGTACGATGAACCCGACCCAGACGCAGACCCGTACGTGTGTGAGGTGTGTTCGAAGTCGTTTAAAATACGCCACCATTTGATGGTGCATCGGCACACGCACGTGGATGTCGCCCACGTGGCACCGCTTAACGGTCAGTTGCATGGGGAACTCGAATTTCACGCCCAAACCGGGGGCAGTGTCggtggaaccggtggtggtggaaacgGGAAACAATCGTACAACTGCCCGAAATGCGCCAAAGTGTTCGTAAACAAGGGCAACCTGCTCAACCACCTGGAAACGCACAGCAACGAGAAAACGTACTCCTGTGACATTTGCGCGAAAACGTTCAAATACAACGTGCAGTTGCGGTTGCATATGCGCATCCACACTGGCGAACGGCCGCATAAGTGCGAAATCTGCAATCGTGGTTTTTCACAGCTTTCCAACTTGCGATCCCACCGGAAAACGCACTCCAAA GTTAAACCGTACAAGTGCCATTTATGCCTCAAGAGCTTCACCGTGCTGGACAACCTCACCGCGCACAGTGCGAAATGCCTGAAGGACAAGTTCCGGTGCACGCTCTGCTCGAAATCGTTCGCCAAAGAGGGCAACCTGCTGTCGCACCTGCAATCGCACAGCGACGGCATCGTGGAGAAGATGTTCAAGTGCGAGATGTGCCCGAAAAGCTTCAAGAACAAGGAAGACTGGAAGCGGCACGTGCGCGTCCACACGGGCGAAAAACCGTACACGTGCGACATCTGCTCGAAAGGATTCGCGCAGAAGGCGAACCTGCTGTCGCACCGGAAGACGCACCTCAAGCCAAACGTCGTGTACAAGTGTGACCGGTGTGGGCGAACGTTTCGCTCGCAGAAGGTCCTTGAGCTGCACCTGCCAAAGTGTGCCGGTGGTGGACCGGGTGATGTTGGCGTCCCATCCGCGCCGGTGACACCGGTTTCACCCGGATCGCTGGATGGTTCCGCGAGTCCTGGGGCGGCCATAATGGCGGCTTCAACGGCGACCGGATCGGCGAGCAACACTCCGTCGACGTTGTCGGAGGCGCTGTCGGATTTGTTGCGGTACGAGATCGCCCTTAGGGCACCGCTCGAACTTCAGCAGATGCTGCTCGGGCACATCGATCGGAAAAAGCCCCTCAATGGGGTTGGTGGGAAGGCCACCGGGAGGCGGTACCGGTGTGACGTGTGCTTCAAGGGGTACTCTCAGTACCCGTCCTTGATCAAACACCGGAAGCTGCACTTTAAGGTGCCACCGCTGGTGAAAGTGCTGGCCGGAGCCGGAAAAGCTCGCCACCGGGAGTACGACGAGACGACCGAACCGGGagcggacgaggacgaggacgagtgTGCGGAGGCACTGGCACTGGCCCGGTGTACGCCAGGACCCCCCGATCCCACCGAGCGCCCGTACACCTGTGATATTTGCG GCGGAAGATTTGAGGCAGCATCTGCGCACCCACCCGACCGCTGCCGGCAGGACCTTCAGCTGCGAGTACTGCTCGAACCGGTTCCGCTCGAACGAGGACCTGAAGCGGCACCGGAGGTCCCACACGGGCGAACGGCCCTACCGATGCCACCGCTGTCCGAAGGCTTTCACCCAGCAATCGAACCTGCGGGCTCATGTGAGGATCCACGAGCGGGAGGAGGCGTGCAGCGGGTGCCAGgatcccaccaccaccaaccaacagcagcatcctTCCCGGGGACCGGAAGTGGGCCACCGATGTGTGCCAGCACCGAGCATGGATGT CAGGACCCAAGTACCAGTGTGGGGGCATTCGTTGGGCGTCGTAGATGCAGCGCGATACGGGCGCCGAAAATGGTAAAAGAGATGCCTTCGAGCACGGTGATGAACCGGGACGAGGAATGCCTCAAGAAGTCCTTAATGGAGGTTGTAAAAAG TGATTCAAGCAACATTTGCCGATTATGTTTGTCCAAGGAGCAGAAACTTACGCGCGCTTTCGCCGACGAAAATGGAATCGACGATGCGCTGTTGAAGAAGATCTTCGACTGCACAACAGTGAAG GTAAAACTGAGGGGCATATTTCCTTCAGCAATATGTGCGGTGTGTGATCTAAAGCTGAACGAATTCTACAAATTCCGCGAGAAATGCATTGAGAATGACACCTTTCTGCACAGTCTACTTGACGAACCGGAGTCGGATGTCGACCAGTCGGTTCCAATCGTCGACACTGAGCTTCAATCGCCCGAGAATGGAATCGGTTGCGAACAGGCTGAACAGCAGACGGCCACCTCAACCACAACCATGCCATCGGAGGCCGAAAAAGACGTCATGGCGATTGCGATGAATCAGCTATCGTCCTTTGGTCTACGGCCACTGCAGGACCTGATGATGGAGGGAGCTAGTGGGCGCCCGAATGGAACCACGACTCCTCTTCTCGGTGGTGGGAATATCGTTTCTTCCTCGTCGTCTTCAGCCACACCATCGCAACAGCACGGCGGGCCGGTACCGTCTCTCCTCGCTACGATGGAACTGGCGCAAAAACGACAAATAGAGCAAGAGCGAACGTTTGCGATGGCAGCACTAGAAATGGCTGGTCTGCAAGCAATGCGAGGTAACGGAGATGGTGCTGTTCGGTACGTTTGTGGCGTATGTCACCGGACATTCCGGAACGCGTACACCCTCCGGCGTCACACGAACCTCCATACGGAGACGAACCTATTTCCGTGCGAATATTGCGGCAAGAAGTTTAACGATCGCTCGAACTGGAAGATCCACCAACGGACGCACACCGGTGACAACTTGTACACGTGCTTGGTGTGTTTGAAGACGTTCATCTCACCTTCAACGCTCAAGTACCACAGGCGATCCCACCGGCGGCTGCAATCCTTCGATTGTCGACTCTGCACGGCATCGTTCAGTAACTACGATCTGTTAGAGGAACACGCACGCTACACGCACCAGGACATGCAGGACTTCCAGCCGGACGAACCGATGATCGATGCGGCAAGTTTTGTGAAAATCGAGCTGGAGGATAGCGAACCATCGAGCTCGATGGCCGAGGGTAGCGTTTCAACGACACGTGATCAGGAAAACGACGAGAACGACCGAAGAATGGTGGatagcagcagtagtaccaCTAGCAGCAGCGGTAACAACAATCAGAATGAGGAGCAACTGGCCGAGCAGCAACGGAGAGAGCAGCTGCTGGAGCTGGTACAAAAGCACCTGCAAGATGGTGCTGCGAGCAGCTTTAGCGAAAGGTTGCAGGGTAAACCTAGCGGAGAGATGCACCCGGAAAGAGAGGACATCAAGGCAGAAGGGTTGGATCATGGGCAAGAGCTACAGGAGATGCAACAGCAACTACAAACGCAAGATCCACCACACGGGTTTCCTGTAAAGGAGGAACCATTTGACGATTCCATGGATCTGGATCCGAGTGCATTGCTCCAGCAGGCAATGCAGGAAGCTGCGGATGACGAGGAGGAAGAGCAGGATGATAagcag ttatcgtcctcatcgtccaGCTCGACGTCTCCATCGACGGTGATATTATTTCGGTGTGATTATTGCATGAAAATATTCCATTTCCTGGATGAGCTGAATGCGCACATGCTACTCCACAATGGAGCGATGAAAGGTGGCAACGTTGGTGGTGCGGTTGTGCTGGGTTCGGCCGCCACCACCTGCACAACCCTGCCAGTTCCTACTCCCATCATAACTCCTCATTTGGCTGTAGCTGGAGGACCACTCCAGCATCCCAAACCGCTGGCTCCTAAAAGCGTAATTCGTAAAAAGAGGGGCATTGGCAAGCTAAGTCAAGGCGTAAACATGATCCTAGCTACGGGAAATGATGAGAAAAATGACTTGGAATCGGTGGCACCTCCAGAGCATCAGTGTCCAAAGTGTTCTAAGACTTTTCGCACGGAAGAGTTGCGTCGAGTGCACGAGGCAACGCACGAAAACGATGAGTTGGCTCATAAAATGCGCAGCTGCAGGATCTGCAATAAGTTGTTCAAGTGTGAGTTGAACCTGCTGGCACACATGCGCAAACACTCGCCGGAGGTCCTTCATGGAGTGCCGTCGGTGGTACCGTCGGCTGATGTTGATCCTGCGGCAGGGGACAGTAGTGGGAATGATGAATCCTGTTCCTCATCCTCGCACGGTGTGATTGTAGCGCCTGAACTTCAGTTGCATCCTAACACACCACATCCTGACGAAAGTGATGAAGGTGAGCAACTTTCGGGAGCAGCGGCGTTAGTGGCCACTTCACCGGATAGTGGACCGGAAGCTCCCGGAGCGTCCCGATGTGGCGGTACCGTCGATGGAATCCGAAGGTGCGAAATCTGTGCCATCACGTTCGAGGATACGGCCGAGCTCGATCGGCACGTGTTGTGCCATTTtgagcgaaaggaagcgatcGCGTTCGTGCCTCAAACCGACCGGCCGTTTCAGTGCACCGAGTGCCATAAGAGCTTCAAGCGGAAGGACTATCTGCTCATTCACATCCGCACGCACACGGGCGAGCGGCGGTACAAGTGTGACCTTTGCACGAGTGCGTTCGTTCATCCGTCGAATTTGATCACGCACCGGAAGCTGCACTCAAGTGAACGACCGTATCGGTGCAATCTGTGTGGGGCCACGTTTAAACTGTTTGCTGGGCTTAAAATTCACCGGCGCCGTTGTGAGCAGAAGCGACCGAAGGCATTTTTAAATGGTGCCAGTGCGGGTGAAAATGCTAGTGGATTATCATCCGGTGTTGGAGTCCAATTACCAAACCCTTTCCCGTTCTGA
- the LOC128731775 gene encoding DNA-directed RNA polymerases I, II, and III subunit RPABC5, whose product MIIPVRCFTCGKVIGNKWEAYLGLLQAEYTEGDALDALGLKRYCCRRMLLGHVDLIEKLLNYAPLEK is encoded by the exons ATGATTATCCCGGTGCGCTGTTTCACTTGTGGCAAGGTGATAGGAAACAAATGGGAAGCTTATTTAGGTTTGCTTCAGGCGGAGTACACCGAAGG TGACGCGTTGGACGCACTTGGACTTAAAAGGTACTGCTGCAGGCGGATGCTGCTTGGACACGTGGATCTGATTGAGAAGTTACTAAACTACGCACCCcttgagaaataa